In Nerophis ophidion isolate RoL-2023_Sa linkage group LG02, RoL_Noph_v1.0, whole genome shotgun sequence, one DNA window encodes the following:
- the LOC133547103 gene encoding zinc finger protein OZF-like, with the protein MCERTIAKYEEELEEEKERQRQPLDALFNKHQVVSHRTDVLSPQQQAWTPGVKQEEPQPPHIKEEEEEHSISQEAEHLQGLHVFSVVGVIVKGEGDEVKGESEEQREVERPSSSSSQHMTTEGDGDHCGGSQADLAPLSDSEDTTSHSSDTDDEDEDSKAHQTDNRCWKCSECGKTFSRKGNLNVHMRIIHAGEKPFCCQMCGKQFSTKAHVARHARTHFVDDDNTRFQCSQCDKTFSSKGNLNVHMRIIHKGEKPFSCAICGKRFSTKAHMTTHTRTHSSDNDNARFECSQCDKTFSNKGNLTVHLRIIHKGEKPFCCANCGKQFSSKGHVTAHMRTHTGEKPYACSVCNRRFSRWSLVVRHKRTHTGEKPFTCSSCGVAFSQKSGLTKHTRIHTKEKPYACSICHRSFAVSSGLDKHMTIHTGEKPFTCSVCGLSFVRKLVLKVHMRIHTGEKAFSCSVCHERFSYKYQVDKHKCVGETRT; encoded by the exons atgtgcgaaagaacgattgcaaaatacgaggaggaacttgaagaggagaaggagcgacaacgtcAACCACTGGACGCTCTTTTCAacaaacatcaagttgtgtcacacagaacag atgtcCTCAGTCCTCAACAGCAGGCGTGGACCCCCGGGGTGAAgcaggaggagccacagcccccccacatcaaagaggaagaggaggaacacagcatcagtcaggaggcAGAGCATCTTCAAGGACTGCATGTCTTCTCGGTGGTCGGTGTCATCGTGAAGGGTGaaggtgatgaggtcaaaggtgaaagtgaggagcaGAGAGAGGTGGAGAGACCAAGCAGCAGCTCaagtcaacacatgacaacagaaggtgatggagaccactgtggaggatcgcAAGCAGACTtggctccactatcagatagcgAGGACACAACATCCCACTCTTCTGACACTGATGATGAGGATGAAGACTCTAAGGCCCATCAGACTGACAACAGATGCTGGAAATGCTCCGAATGTGGAAAAACCTTCAGCAGGAAGGGAAATCTCAATGTGCACATGAGGATCATTCATGCTGGCGAGAAACCTTTCTGCTGTCAAATGTGTGGTAAACAATTCTCTACAAAAGCACACGTGGCACGGCACGCCAGAACGCACTTTGTCGACGACGACAACACGCGCTTCCAGTGCTCCCAATGTGACAAGACTTTTAGCAGCAAGGGCAATCTCAATGTGCACATGAGGATTATACACAAAGGCGAGAAACCATTCAGCTGTGCAATTTGCGGTAAGCGCTTCTCCACAAAAGCGCACATGACGACACACACAAGAACGCACTCCAGTGACAATGACAACGCGCGCTTTGAATGTTCTCAGTGTGACAAAACGTTTAGTAACAAGGGAAATCTGACCGTGCACTTGAGGATCATTCACAAGGGCGAGAAACCGTTCTGCTGCGCAAATTGCGGCAAGCAATTCTCGTCGAAAGGTCACGTGACGGCGCACATGCGAACGCACACCGGCGAGAAACCATACGCCTGCTCTGTCTGCAACAGACGTTTCTCTCGTTGGTCGCTGGTGGTGCGACACAAGCGAAcgcacaccggagagaaaccgtTCACCTGCTCGTCATGCGGCGTCGCATTCTCTCAAAAGTCGGGTTTGACAAAACATACCAGAATACATACTAAAGAAAAACCATACGCCTGCTCAATCTGTCACCGAAGTTTTGCAGTGAGTTCCGGATTGGACAAGCACATGACGATACACACCGGGGAAAAACCTTTTACCTGTTCAGTCTGTGGATTGAGTTTTGTACGTAAGTTAgttttgaaagtgcacatgagaatacacacgggTGAGAAAGCGTTCAGTTGCAGCGTGTGCCATGAAAGGTTCTCCTATAAGTACCAGGTGGACAAACACAAATGTGTGGGTGAGACAAGGACGTGA